One window of the Labilibaculum sp. genome contains the following:
- a CDS encoding ABC transporter permease, translating to MKEIVDIGIGSLALGFLLMVIPIAGFIYFKVKIVKETVIALIRMVMQLSLVAFYLEYIFAWNNAWVNVIWVCVMILVGTFTTIKRAGLTYRFFILPFAISGFISILILDAFFLGFVIHLDYVFDARYFIPISGMVLGNALNHNIVGISNYFGRLTKEQDLYYFLLVNGNSRKNSLAPFIRSAIKSGLNPLIATMSVIGLISLPGMMTGQILGGSSPMVAIKYQILIMLAIFVGCSLNLMLSILLANRFAFDSFGRIKANLFKK from the coding sequence ATGAAAGAAATCGTTGACATAGGAATAGGGAGTTTGGCCTTGGGATTTTTGCTCATGGTTATTCCCATTGCAGGCTTCATCTATTTTAAAGTAAAAATTGTTAAAGAAACTGTTATTGCTTTAATTCGGATGGTGATGCAACTTTCTTTGGTCGCCTTTTATCTGGAATATATTTTTGCATGGAACAATGCCTGGGTAAATGTAATTTGGGTTTGTGTAATGATTTTGGTTGGTACTTTTACTACAATTAAGAGGGCAGGGCTTACCTACCGGTTTTTCATCCTTCCGTTTGCAATTTCAGGATTTATAAGTATTCTAATTTTGGATGCTTTCTTTCTAGGTTTTGTTATTCATCTCGACTATGTTTTTGATGCCCGTTACTTTATTCCTATATCAGGAATGGTGTTGGGAAATGCTTTAAATCATAACATTGTTGGTATCAGCAATTATTTTGGCAGGTTAACTAAGGAACAGGATTTGTATTATTTTCTTTTGGTGAACGGAAATAGCAGAAAGAATTCACTGGCACCATTTATCCGCTCGGCCATAAAAAGTGGTTTAAATCCATTAATAGCTACCATGTCTGTAATTGGTTTAATCTCCTTACCCGGGATGATGACAGGACAGATTTTAGGTGGAAGTTCTCCTATGGTCGCCATAAAATATCAGATATTAATTATGCTCGCCATATTTGTTGGTTGCTCTTTAAATCTAATGCTTAGTATTCTTCTGGCAAATCGTTTTGCATTCGACTCTTTTGGACGAATTAAAGCCAATTTATTTAAGAAATAG
- a CDS encoding ATP-binding cassette domain-containing protein has translation MIKCEKINLSFPGQLICKDLSFEVFAGESICFSGPSGKGKSSLLKVLMGFITPQSGNIQIDGLELNSDTIAAIRNKMIWLPQNSNLPVDSANELSDLLQMNAEQVERFQQFQDQLGVRECGFDKSFAEISGGQKQRIVLAACLGLDKPIILLDEPVSALDDHSIDLLFATLNSLPDKTIVSTSHNKKWIDYCNRTIEL, from the coding sequence ATGATAAAATGTGAAAAGATTAATTTAAGTTTTCCTGGTCAACTCATATGCAAAGATCTTAGTTTCGAGGTTTTTGCAGGTGAGTCAATATGTTTTAGCGGACCATCAGGTAAGGGCAAATCTTCATTATTAAAAGTATTAATGGGATTTATTACACCACAATCCGGGAATATTCAAATTGACGGTTTAGAGTTGAATAGCGATACGATTGCAGCGATTCGAAACAAAATGATCTGGTTGCCGCAAAATAGTAATTTACCGGTTGATTCAGCCAATGAGCTATCTGATTTACTTCAAATGAATGCAGAACAAGTAGAAAGATTTCAACAATTTCAGGATCAGTTGGGAGTTAGGGAATGTGGATTTGATAAAAGTTTTGCTGAAATAAGCGGAGGACAAAAGCAAAGAATTGTTTTGGCTGCATGCTTAGGTCTTGATAAGCCAATAATCCTTCTGGATGAACCAGTTTCTGCTCTTGATGATCATTCCATCGATCTTCTCTTTGCTACATTGAATTCCTTGCCTGACAAAACAATAGTTTCAACTTCCCATAACAAGAAATGGATTGACTATTGCAACAGAACAATTGAGTTATGA
- a CDS encoding indolepyruvate oxidoreductase subunit beta produces the protein MKTDMVIAGVGGQGILSIAAALGSAALDNDLYMKQAETHGMSQRGGDVQSFMRISDKPIYSDLIPKGGADIILSVEPMEALRYLPYLKKGGYVVTNSTPFINITDYPEQEKLEATIKALPNYVLIDADRIAKEEVGSARAFNFVMLGAASPFIDVPFEYLEEGIRKIFARKGEEVVDMNIKALHAGRKFSQENK, from the coding sequence ATGAAAACAGATATGGTTATAGCAGGTGTTGGTGGTCAAGGGATTTTATCCATTGCCGCTGCTTTAGGTTCTGCTGCACTAGACAACGATTTATATATGAAACAAGCTGAAACTCATGGTATGAGTCAGCGTGGAGGTGATGTTCAGTCATTCATGAGAATTTCGGATAAGCCTATTTATTCCGATTTAATTCCTAAAGGTGGTGCTGATATCATTTTATCAGTTGAGCCAATGGAAGCATTGCGTTACCTTCCTTACTTGAAAAAAGGTGGCTATGTGGTAACTAATTCAACTCCTTTTATCAATATTACTGATTATCCTGAGCAGGAAAAATTGGAAGCAACCATTAAAGCCTTGCCTAATTATGTATTGATTGACGCGGATAGAATAGCGAAAGAAGAAGTTGGTTCTGCGCGTGCGTTTAACTTTGTAATGTTGGGTGCTGCATCTCCGTTTATCGATGTTCCATTCGAATATTTGGAGGAAGGTATTCGTAAAATTTTCGCAAGAAAAGGGGAAGAAGTGGTAGATATGAATATTAAGGCTCTTCATGCAGGGCGTAAGTTCTCACAGGAAAACAAATAG
- a CDS encoding thiamine pyrophosphate-dependent enzyme, which yields MQKSLLLGVEAIAQGAIDGGMSGVYAYPGTPSTEITEYIQHSKQAKELNIHSDWAANEKTAMESALGMSYAGKRAMVCMKHVGLNVAADCFMNAAITGANGGMLIVVADDPSMHSSQNEQDSRVYGKFAMMPVLEPSNQQEAYDMARFGFELSEAFEIPVLMRITTRLAHSRAGVARSAEVMVQNELKLPEDKVQFVLLPAIARKRYKKLLSNQEKFEAASEDSAYNTYSDAADKSMGIIACGLGYNYLMENYPDGDCPYPVVKISQYPIPRTMIKKITGECGKVLVLEEGYPVIEEILKGYLEKEAVIGRLDGTLSRDGELTPDMVGRALGFKIEESLEIPDIVAARPPALCVGCSHIDVYKALNEVIAEYGEGRVFADIGCYTLGALPPFNAINSCVDMGASITMAKGAADAGLIPSVAVIGDSTFTHSGMTGLLDAVNERTPITVIISDNESISMTGGQKSSAKGKLEAICEGLGVEKEHIHVLLPVPKKHDEIKEIFRKEFEYKGVSVIIPRRVCVQKNVRDQKIKKASMAKTAAKA from the coding sequence ATGCAAAAGTCTTTATTATTAGGCGTTGAAGCCATTGCTCAAGGAGCAATTGATGGTGGAATGTCCGGAGTTTACGCGTACCCGGGAACTCCGTCTACTGAAATTACCGAATACATACAACATTCGAAACAAGCAAAAGAATTAAACATTCACAGCGATTGGGCTGCGAATGAGAAAACAGCCATGGAATCAGCTCTTGGTATGTCATATGCAGGAAAAAGAGCAATGGTTTGTATGAAGCACGTTGGATTGAACGTAGCTGCTGATTGTTTTATGAATGCTGCCATTACAGGAGCAAACGGAGGAATGTTGATCGTAGTTGCAGATGATCCATCTATGCACTCTTCTCAAAATGAGCAGGATTCCCGAGTATACGGTAAGTTTGCCATGATGCCGGTTTTAGAGCCGTCAAACCAACAGGAAGCATACGATATGGCTCGTTTCGGGTTCGAATTGTCAGAAGCTTTTGAGATTCCTGTTTTAATGAGAATTACGACTCGTTTGGCTCATTCCCGTGCTGGTGTTGCAAGATCTGCTGAGGTAATGGTACAAAATGAGTTGAAACTTCCTGAAGATAAGGTTCAATTCGTATTACTTCCAGCTATCGCGCGTAAGCGTTATAAGAAATTGTTAAGCAATCAGGAGAAATTCGAAGCCGCATCAGAAGATTCAGCTTATAATACATATTCCGATGCTGCTGATAAGTCAATGGGGATCATTGCTTGTGGTTTAGGATATAATTACTTAATGGAAAATTATCCTGATGGAGATTGTCCATATCCTGTTGTTAAGATCAGCCAGTACCCAATTCCACGCACAATGATCAAAAAGATCACCGGCGAGTGCGGTAAAGTATTGGTTTTGGAAGAAGGTTATCCTGTGATTGAGGAAATCCTGAAAGGATATTTGGAAAAAGAAGCTGTTATTGGCCGTTTGGATGGAACTCTGTCCCGTGATGGTGAGTTAACTCCGGATATGGTTGGCAGAGCTCTTGGATTTAAAATTGAAGAAAGTCTTGAAATACCAGATATTGTAGCTGCCCGTCCGCCGGCATTGTGTGTTGGATGCAGTCATATTGATGTGTACAAGGCGTTGAATGAGGTGATTGCAGAATATGGCGAAGGTCGTGTGTTTGCTGATATAGGTTGTTATACTTTGGGTGCTTTGCCTCCTTTTAATGCCATTAACTCTTGTGTGGATATGGGAGCATCAATTACTATGGCAAAAGGTGCTGCTGACGCTGGTTTAATTCCTTCGGTAGCCGTTATTGGTGATTCAACTTTTACGCACTCGGGAATGACTGGTTTATTGGATGCTGTTAATGAAAGGACTCCAATTACAGTAATTATTTCTGATAATGAATCGATCTCAATGACAGGTGGTCAGAAATCATCTGCTAAAGGCAAGTTGGAAGCAATTTGCGAAGGTTTAGGAGTAGAGAAGGAGCACATTCATGTATTACTTCCTGTGCCTAAGAAACATGATGAGATTAAGGAAATCTTCCGTAAGGAGTTTGAATACAAAGGGGTTTCTGTAATTATTCCACGCAGAGTATGTGTACAGAAGAATGTTAGAGATCAAAAAATAAAGAAAGCAAGTATGGCAAAAACAGCGGCTAAAGCTTAA
- a CDS encoding tetratricopeptide repeat-containing sensor histidine kinase, whose translation MKYFSLYILLFLSVLSGFGQAKIDSLERILKTSEKKEKAHIYYLLAKEVFYKDVQQLTYYSKKADSIAYRFQIDSIRVNALNFLSYASIHSGKLDDAIGYNKKALKLAKSNTLKKECISSKYFKGYYLYAIGQTDSSLLYLQNAYQEAIIAKYPELKLRCLNTIAANYLNQGKYKNALENFTLAYHIADSLQLKNILTNLSLNIGTTLLYNEELEKAINYFEKVIAASNPNDVTLAYATAFNNLGACYSRMADHEKALVYFNEALPAYEKLNNKLQIAQVYANLGQSSYLLNKTEEATGYLHNAIKLNRESKSTNQLIVNLILLGQLQTMKQEYLQAKCSLEEAEDLIKSHNINYNKSDLYKIYSYYFSQTNQLKKALDCKQKELNLRDSTFNRTRQQQISELQTKFETKLKENENENLRKDLALTQLNTEKQNQIQNFLIIVAFLVIILVLILLNRARLKKISHEIIEKQKLELEIANSTKDKFFSIIAHDLRSPFSALVGLCELLSELYDELSDDDRKIYIHDLHEASKNTFSLLENLLTWSRIQQGNIKIEKKVLNISNLIQNSILPHQATAKLKKISITNLVPAQSNVLIDKNSIETVIMNLINNALKFTNEGGTINISSKEKGNKLIISIADSGVGMTKQQIDKLFKIDENKSTSGTSKETGTGLGLILCKEFIELNNGEIWVESEQGKGSIFSFSIERS comes from the coding sequence ATGAAATATTTTTCTTTATATATACTCCTTTTTCTTTCTGTGTTATCTGGTTTTGGACAAGCTAAAATTGATAGTCTGGAACGAATATTAAAAACATCTGAAAAAAAAGAAAAAGCCCACATTTACTACCTTCTGGCAAAAGAAGTATTCTATAAAGACGTTCAACAGCTAACATACTATTCAAAAAAAGCTGACTCAATAGCTTACCGATTTCAAATTGATAGTATCAGGGTGAATGCTCTCAATTTTTTATCCTATGCATCAATACATTCCGGAAAACTTGATGATGCGATTGGCTACAACAAAAAGGCATTAAAATTAGCAAAAAGTAATACACTTAAGAAAGAATGCATTTCATCAAAATATTTTAAGGGATACTATTTATATGCTATAGGGCAAACAGACAGTTCTCTTCTGTATCTGCAAAACGCATATCAAGAAGCAATAATTGCCAAATATCCAGAATTAAAGCTTCGCTGTTTAAATACCATTGCAGCTAATTATCTAAATCAGGGTAAATATAAAAATGCTTTGGAAAATTTCACGTTGGCTTACCATATAGCAGACAGTTTGCAACTTAAGAATATATTAACAAATCTGTCGCTAAATATAGGAACAACTTTACTTTATAACGAGGAACTTGAAAAAGCAATTAATTATTTCGAAAAGGTAATTGCAGCATCAAATCCCAACGATGTAACTCTTGCTTATGCAACTGCTTTTAATAATTTGGGTGCCTGTTACAGCCGAATGGCAGATCACGAAAAAGCTTTAGTGTATTTTAACGAAGCTTTACCTGCCTACGAAAAATTAAACAATAAGCTCCAAATTGCCCAAGTTTATGCAAATTTGGGACAATCCAGTTATTTGCTAAACAAAACAGAAGAGGCAACAGGCTATTTGCATAATGCAATAAAACTTAATAGGGAAAGTAAGTCAACAAATCAACTAATTGTAAATCTTATTCTTCTTGGACAACTTCAAACCATGAAACAAGAATACCTTCAGGCAAAATGCAGTTTGGAAGAAGCCGAAGATCTTATAAAAAGTCACAATATCAATTATAACAAATCTGATTTGTATAAAATATACAGCTATTACTTCTCTCAAACCAATCAACTTAAAAAAGCTTTAGATTGCAAACAAAAAGAATTGAATCTAAGAGACAGTACCTTTAACAGAACGCGGCAACAGCAAATTTCGGAACTACAAACTAAATTTGAAACAAAGTTGAAAGAGAATGAAAACGAAAATCTTCGAAAAGATCTTGCTCTAACCCAATTGAATACAGAAAAACAAAACCAAATCCAGAATTTTTTAATTATTGTTGCCTTTTTGGTAATTATTCTTGTACTAATTTTGTTGAATAGAGCGCGATTAAAAAAAATATCTCATGAGATAATTGAAAAACAGAAATTGGAACTCGAAATTGCGAACAGTACGAAAGATAAATTTTTCTCAATTATAGCACATGACTTAAGGTCACCCTTTAGTGCTTTAGTTGGTTTGTGCGAGCTCTTGTCTGAATTATACGACGAATTGAGTGATGATGACCGAAAAATATATATTCATGATTTACATGAAGCTTCCAAGAACACTTTTAGTTTGCTGGAAAATTTATTGACATGGTCGAGAATTCAACAAGGAAATATTAAAATCGAAAAAAAGGTACTGAATATCTCAAACTTGATTCAAAATAGTATTCTTCCACATCAAGCTACAGCCAAACTTAAAAAAATCTCAATTACTAATTTAGTTCCTGCCCAGTCCAACGTTCTAATTGATAAAAACTCAATAGAAACAGTCATTATGAACTTAATTAACAATGCTCTCAAGTTCACGAATGAAGGAGGCACAATAAACATCTCTTCAAAAGAAAAAGGCAATAAGCTGATTATTTCTATTGCAGATTCAGGGGTTGGTATGACAAAACAACAAATTGATAAGCTCTTTAAAATAGATGAAAATAAATCAACATCCGGCACGAGCAAAGAAACTGGAACAGGATTAGGTTTAATTCTTTGTAAAGAATTTATTGAACTTAACAATGGGGAAATTTGGGTGGAAAGCGAACAAGGGAAAGGTTCAATTTTCTCGTTCTCTATAGAAAGATCCTGA